The Candidatus Nanopelagicus abundans genome includes a region encoding these proteins:
- a CDS encoding FAD-dependent oxidoreductase yields the protein MAAYKIAIVGAGPAGYFTAQALQNAQTDELTFTIDMIERLPTPWGLVRSGVAPDHPKIKTVSKVFEKIAKENGFRLFANVELGKDISLKDLRDQYDAVVLATGSAAGRKLGIAGEDLENVLSSADFVPWYNAHPDFTNVEVDLNTDTAVVIGAGNVAMDIARMLAINPSELDSTDTAEHALTKLKQSNIRCVIICGRRGPEHAAFTAPELRDLPKLENTDVYIDADQINQAALRIEQLGEVEKDLRNNLEAMRLIAEHDKKGVDRKLEIKFLANPKEIKGNGKVSEVIFTINEVKDGKVVATDKTFSIKTGLVITAIGYDAVEYQGIKIEKGRIANIAGHVEHNLYVTGWAKRGPTGVIGTNKSDSADVVQLIIENLKEPKQSEGITALLKSAHVVIDQTGWEKINASEVISGELAGKPRIKEVDWKRLISLGTS from the coding sequence TTGGCAGCATATAAAATTGCGATAGTAGGTGCTGGTCCTGCTGGTTACTTCACCGCCCAAGCATTACAAAATGCGCAAACTGATGAGCTCACCTTCACCATCGATATGATCGAACGCCTTCCAACCCCATGGGGATTAGTAAGAAGTGGAGTTGCACCGGACCATCCAAAGATAAAAACTGTTTCTAAAGTATTTGAAAAGATCGCTAAAGAAAATGGCTTTAGATTATTTGCCAATGTTGAACTGGGTAAGGATATATCTTTAAAGGATTTAAGAGATCAATATGACGCAGTTGTATTAGCAACTGGCTCAGCTGCCGGGCGAAAACTTGGCATAGCGGGTGAGGATTTAGAAAATGTTTTATCCTCCGCTGATTTTGTCCCTTGGTATAACGCTCACCCAGATTTCACAAATGTAGAAGTAGATTTAAATACTGACACCGCAGTTGTTATTGGCGCGGGTAATGTGGCAATGGATATAGCCAGGATGCTGGCAATTAATCCATCAGAACTTGATTCAACTGACACAGCTGAGCATGCACTTACAAAACTTAAGCAAAGTAATATCAGGTGTGTAATTATTTGTGGCCGGCGTGGCCCAGAACATGCCGCCTTTACCGCCCCTGAACTTCGTGATCTACCAAAACTTGAAAATACTGATGTTTATATTGATGCTGATCAAATAAATCAGGCAGCCTTGCGAATTGAGCAACTAGGTGAGGTTGAGAAAGATTTAAGAAATAATCTAGAAGCTATGCGTTTGATTGCAGAGCATGATAAAAAAGGTGTTGATAGAAAACTTGAGATAAAGTTTCTAGCTAATCCAAAAGAGATTAAAGGAAACGGAAAGGTTTCTGAGGTCATTTTCACGATTAATGAGGTCAAAGATGGCAAGGTGGTTGCAACTGATAAAACATTTTCGATTAAAACAGGATTAGTAATCACTGCAATTGGTTATGACGCAGTTGAATATCAGGGAATTAAAATTGAAAAGGGGCGAATTGCTAATATTGCCGGACACGTTGAACATAATTTATATGTAACAGGCTGGGCTAAGCGGGGCCCAACCGGTGTGATTGGCACAAACAAATCAGATTCAGCAGATGTTGTGCAATTAATTATTGAAAATCTTAAAGAACCCAAGCAGAGTGAAGGAATTACTGCACTATTAAAATCTGCTCACGTTGTAATAGATCAAACTGGCTGGGAAAAAATCAACGCATCTGAAGTAATTTCAGGGGAATTAGCTGGAAAACCACGTATAAAAGAAGTTGATTGGAAGCGCTTAATAAGTTTGGGCACTTCCTAA
- a CDS encoding aminopeptidase P family protein, which produces MNTVSNSNNNEKALEVRTHDIPIADAMSEFMKQGWAPSPLSGVNAHPSIPYTKLRREKLSKKYPGIRLVFPAGSLKIRSNDSDYPFRAHSAFSWFTGIIAPDAVPDSVFVMEPNTEGHEDLLFIHPRSVRDSDEFYKNTRYGEFWVGRRMSLDETQIKYEVKVRQIESIEQLFADKKEALIIRGEDKKLDKLVTESEDKEKEFLNFTSLMRLVKDEYEIGEMQKAVDASVRGFADMVRVFPAATSVPRGERVIESAFYGRARLEGNDLGYSSIVAAGSHACVLHWIKNDGDVLPGDLVLIDAGVEVESHYTADITRTFPVSGKFSEAQRKIYMIVYNAQSAGIAAVKPGAKFKDYHDACMVEIAKGAAELGVLPVSVEESLKAENGQHRRWQFHGSGHHLGIDVHDCAHARKEQYSDAILEPGMILTVEPGFYIQPDDTLFPEEYRGIGVRIEDDILVTESGCKILSNALPRHPDEVEAYMAKLLK; this is translated from the coding sequence ATGAATACGGTGAGTAATTCCAACAATAATGAAAAGGCACTCGAAGTGAGAACTCACGATATCCCAATCGCTGATGCGATGAGTGAGTTTATGAAGCAGGGTTGGGCGCCATCACCACTTTCTGGGGTTAATGCACACCCATCAATTCCATATACAAAACTACGGCGTGAGAAATTATCTAAAAAATATCCTGGAATAAGATTAGTTTTTCCAGCTGGTTCATTAAAGATTAGAAGTAATGATTCAGATTATCCATTCCGTGCTCACTCAGCCTTTTCTTGGTTTACCGGAATTATTGCACCAGATGCTGTGCCTGACTCTGTTTTTGTAATGGAGCCAAATACAGAAGGTCATGAAGATTTGTTATTTATTCACCCTAGATCTGTAAGAGATAGTGATGAGTTTTATAAAAACACTAGGTATGGAGAGTTTTGGGTTGGCCGGCGAATGAGTTTAGATGAGACCCAAATTAAGTATGAAGTTAAGGTAAGGCAAATTGAATCTATTGAGCAGTTATTTGCAGATAAGAAAGAGGCATTAATAATCCGTGGTGAGGATAAAAAGCTAGACAAGCTAGTTACGGAGAGTGAAGATAAAGAGAAAGAGTTTTTAAACTTTACATCTTTAATGAGATTAGTAAAAGATGAGTATGAAATTGGTGAGATGCAAAAAGCGGTTGACGCATCTGTTCGTGGCTTCGCTGATATGGTGCGAGTGTTTCCAGCTGCTACCTCAGTTCCAAGAGGTGAGCGGGTAATTGAGTCAGCTTTCTATGGCAGAGCACGTCTTGAGGGTAATGATCTTGGTTATTCAAGTATTGTGGCAGCAGGATCTCATGCTTGCGTGCTGCACTGGATTAAAAATGATGGTGATGTATTACCAGGAGACTTGGTATTAATTGATGCTGGTGTTGAAGTTGAATCCCACTACACAGCAGATATCACTAGAACATTTCCAGTAAGTGGAAAATTTAGTGAGGCACAGCGCAAGATTTATATGATTGTTTATAATGCGCAAAGTGCTGGAATTGCTGCAGTTAAACCTGGCGCTAAATTTAAGGATTACCATGATGCTTGCATGGTTGAGATTGCAAAAGGTGCTGCAGAACTCGGTGTATTGCCAGTTTCAGTTGAAGAATCACTAAAGGCCGAAAATGGCCAACATAGAAGGTGGCAGTTTCATGGCTCCGGGCATCATTTAGGAATTGATGTGCACGATTGCGCTCACGCTAGAAAAGAACAATACTCAGATGCGATATTAGAGCCCGGAATGATTTTAACTGTTGAGCCCGGTTTTTATATTCAACCAGATGACACATTGTTTCCAGAGGAATACCGCGGCATTGGCGTAAGAATTGAAGATGATATTTTAGTTACAGAATCTGGTTGCAAGATACTAAGTAACGCACTTCCTCGTCATCCTGATGAGGTTGAGGCGTATATGGCAAAGCTTCTTAAATAA
- a CDS encoding succinate dehydrogenase/fumarate reductase iron-sulfur subunit yields MAKNIKLKIWRGGPTDGKLEEVSVEANEGEVVLDVIHRVQATQMGDLAVRWNCKAGKCGSCSMEINGKPRLACMTQVSSFSESETITVTPLRAFPVIKDLVTDVSFNYRKAMEVESFTPPADLKPGQARMEQIDVERSQEFRKCIECFLCQDTCHVIRDHEENKKSFAGPRFFIRIAELDMHPLDMLKNRKKKAQEEHGLGMCNITKCCTEVCPEHIRITDNAIIPMKERVVDVKYDPVKWLGSKIRKREGII; encoded by the coding sequence ATGGCAAAAAATATAAAGCTTAAGATCTGGCGCGGTGGCCCAACTGATGGCAAATTAGAAGAAGTAAGCGTTGAGGCAAATGAGGGAGAAGTAGTACTAGATGTAATTCATCGAGTACAAGCAACCCAAATGGGTGATTTAGCAGTTAGATGGAATTGCAAAGCTGGTAAATGTGGTTCATGTTCTATGGAAATAAATGGCAAGCCGCGCCTTGCTTGTATGACTCAAGTTTCAAGTTTTAGTGAGTCTGAAACAATTACAGTGACACCACTTAGGGCTTTCCCAGTAATCAAGGATTTAGTAACAGATGTTTCATTTAATTATCGAAAAGCAATGGAGGTTGAATCCTTCACGCCCCCAGCTGATTTAAAACCGGGGCAGGCTCGAATGGAGCAGATTGATGTTGAAAGAAGCCAAGAGTTTAGAAAATGTATTGAATGTTTCTTGTGCCAAGACACCTGCCATGTAATAAGAGATCATGAAGAGAATAAGAAATCATTTGCTGGTCCTAGATTTTTTATCAGGATTGCCGAACTTGATATGCATCCATTAGATATGCTTAAAAATAGAAAGAAGAAAGCTCAAGAAGAACATGGACTTGGAATGTGTAACATTACAAAGTGTTGTACCGAGGTTTGCCCTGAACATATTCGCATTACTGATAACGCCATTATTCCTATGAAGGAGCGAGTAGTAGATGTTAAGTATGACCCAGTTAAATGGCTTGGATCCAAAATTAGAAAACGCGAAGGTATTATTTAA
- a CDS encoding fumarate reductase/succinate dehydrogenase flavoprotein subunit — MSEKIAMQRHNYDVVVIGAGGAGLRAAVEARSAGLRVAIICKSLFGKAHTVMAEGGIAASMGNVNDKDGWKVHFRDTMRGGKFTNHYRMAELHAKEAPDRVWELEMWGALFDRTKEGKISQRNFGGHEYPRLAHVGDRTGLELIRTMQQKIVAMQQQDKKDHGDAESYLKVFAEVTITEVIKENGKVAGVYGYRREDGVEVLFEAPVVILATGGVGKTFKITSNSWEGTGDGHALALKAGGNLVDMEFLQFHPTGMVWPPSVKGILVTESVRGEGGVLTNSNGERFMFKYIPEVFKDKYADNEAEADRWYVDQDNNRRPPELLPRDEVARAINSEVKAGRGSPHGGVYLDVSKRLTAEVIKKRLPSMWHQFYELAGVDITKEAMEVGPTCHYVMGGVEVDADTAAAVGVPGLFAAGEVAGGMHGSNRLGGNSLSDLLVFGRRAGAGAVDYVKQSQAVKVSDTSIKNAAERIAAPFKRSGGENPYTLHQELQEITHNLVGIIRTKTELADAINKIADIRKRIENVSVQGGRIFNPGFHLSFDLDNMLLVAESTAKSAIVREESRGGHTRDDFPVMNTKWRGLNNISSFNGKEVVVKQQELPFMPKELFSLFDVHELEKYMSQEEIDNILEGVK; from the coding sequence ATGAGTGAAAAAATTGCAATGCAGCGTCATAATTATGATGTAGTGGTAATTGGCGCAGGAGGCGCCGGCCTTCGCGCAGCTGTTGAAGCAAGGAGTGCGGGTCTACGGGTTGCAATTATTTGTAAATCATTATTTGGTAAAGCCCACACTGTTATGGCAGAGGGCGGAATTGCTGCCTCTATGGGAAATGTAAATGATAAAGATGGTTGGAAAGTTCACTTTAGAGACACAATGCGTGGTGGAAAGTTTACAAATCATTATCGAATGGCAGAGCTACACGCTAAAGAAGCACCAGATCGAGTTTGGGAGCTTGAGATGTGGGGAGCACTCTTTGATAGAACTAAAGAAGGCAAAATCTCACAACGTAACTTTGGCGGACATGAGTACCCACGTCTTGCCCATGTTGGTGATCGCACTGGCCTTGAATTAATTAGAACAATGCAACAAAAAATTGTGGCTATGCAACAGCAAGATAAGAAAGATCATGGTGATGCTGAGAGTTATTTAAAGGTTTTTGCTGAGGTAACAATTACTGAAGTAATTAAAGAAAATGGCAAAGTAGCTGGAGTTTATGGTTACCGGCGTGAAGATGGTGTGGAGGTTTTATTTGAAGCACCTGTAGTAATTTTGGCAACAGGTGGCGTTGGTAAAACATTTAAGATCACCTCAAACTCTTGGGAAGGCACCGGTGATGGACACGCGCTCGCATTAAAAGCCGGCGGTAATTTAGTTGATATGGAGTTTTTACAATTTCATCCAACCGGAATGGTCTGGCCACCATCAGTTAAGGGAATTTTAGTAACAGAGTCTGTGCGTGGTGAGGGTGGTGTTTTAACAAACTCAAATGGTGAGCGTTTTATGTTCAAATATATTCCAGAGGTATTTAAAGATAAATACGCGGACAATGAAGCAGAGGCAGATCGTTGGTATGTTGATCAAGACAACAACCGAAGGCCGCCAGAGTTATTACCAAGAGATGAAGTAGCTAGAGCAATTAACTCAGAGGTAAAGGCAGGACGTGGTTCACCACATGGTGGTGTTTACCTTGATGTTTCAAAGCGTTTAACAGCAGAGGTAATTAAAAAACGATTACCATCTATGTGGCACCAGTTTTATGAGTTAGCTGGTGTTGATATTACAAAAGAGGCAATGGAGGTTGGACCAACCTGTCACTATGTAATGGGCGGAGTTGAAGTTGATGCTGATACTGCAGCTGCAGTTGGTGTGCCTGGTTTATTTGCAGCAGGTGAGGTAGCAGGTGGCATGCATGGTTCAAATAGATTAGGTGGTAACTCACTCTCTGATCTTTTAGTCTTTGGTAGACGAGCAGGTGCTGGCGCAGTTGATTATGTTAAACAATCACAGGCCGTAAAGGTTTCAGATACTTCAATTAAAAATGCGGCAGAGCGAATTGCAGCTCCATTTAAACGTAGCGGTGGCGAGAATCCATATACCCTTCATCAAGAACTACAGGAAATTACCCATAACTTAGTTGGCATTATTAGAACAAAGACTGAGTTAGCAGATGCCATAAATAAGATCGCTGATATAAGAAAGCGAATTGAAAATGTTTCAGTTCAAGGCGGGCGCATATTTAACCCGGGCTTTCATCTATCTTTTGATCTAGATAACATGCTATTAGTTGCAGAAAGCACAGCAAAATCTGCAATCGTTCGGGAAGAAAGCCGTGGTGGTCACACCAGGGATGATTTCCCAGTTATGAATACAAAATGGCGGGGGCTTAATAACATCTCATCCTTTAATGGCAAAGAGGTAGTAGTTAAACAGCAAGAGTTGCCATTTATGCCAAAAGAATTATTTTCACTCTTTGATGTCCATGAGTTAGAAAAATATATGAGCCAAGAAGAGATTGATAATATTTTAGAAGGGGTGAAGTAA
- a CDS encoding HAD family hydrolase produces the protein MSVLKPVTGKRPKLIGTDLDGTIVAHYGFISERTKIAFTAAHKAGIHMYFVTGRPIRWMVEIKENFGFGTGICANGALLYDFNNEKVLEEWLFPVGAQLETVKRLRQVLPNVSFAVEIGKDFNREKKYVPRWDVGQDNVGVDKIEEVITKPALKMLARCGNGEYSSDEMLEIATKELQGIASPTHSNISDSLLEISADGVSKGATLSKIAARHGLTGEDCVTFGDNPNDFSMLSWASRSWAMADGHPDLMKYAKFQTDAHQEDGVAKVIERLLELPE, from the coding sequence GTGAGTGTTTTAAAACCTGTTACTGGTAAGAGACCAAAACTAATCGGCACAGATCTAGATGGCACAATTGTTGCTCACTACGGCTTTATCTCTGAGCGAACCAAAATAGCATTTACTGCTGCCCATAAAGCTGGCATTCATATGTACTTTGTAACTGGGCGCCCAATTCGGTGGATGGTTGAAATAAAAGAGAACTTTGGCTTTGGTACTGGTATTTGTGCTAACGGTGCACTTTTGTATGATTTTAATAATGAAAAGGTATTAGAAGAATGGTTATTTCCAGTAGGCGCTCAATTAGAGACTGTTAAAAGATTACGCCAGGTGTTACCTAATGTCTCATTTGCAGTTGAGATTGGTAAAGATTTTAATAGAGAAAAAAAGTATGTGCCTAGATGGGATGTTGGTCAAGATAATGTTGGCGTAGATAAAATTGAAGAGGTGATCACAAAACCTGCACTTAAAATGTTAGCGCGTTGTGGTAACGGTGAGTATTCATCTGATGAGATGCTTGAGATTGCAACAAAAGAATTACAAGGAATTGCATCTCCTACTCATTCAAATATATCTGACTCATTACTTGAAATTTCAGCCGACGGTGTTAGTAAAGGTGCAACACTTTCAAAGATTGCAGCTCGTCATGGATTAACAGGGGAAGATTGCGTAACCTTTGGTGATAACCCAAATGATTTTTCAATGCTCTCATGGGCTAGTAGATCTTGGGCAATGGCAGATGGACACCCAGATTTAATGAAGTATGCAAAGTTTCAAACAGATGCACACCAAGAAGATGGTGTGGCAAAGGTGATAGAGCGGTTACTAGAACTTCCCGAATAA
- the serS gene encoding serine--tRNA ligase — protein MIDLKALREDPQAFRSSQKVRGGDVDVIDKLLAADDLRREAISNFESLRAEQNTLSKSVGAAKGDEKNSLLENAKKLSALVKEADSKRAVAEESAHKLSLEVANLIDPEAPIGGEADFKVIETVGKVRDFKSEGFEPKDHVEIGKIIKAIDTERGAKVAGARSYYLTGVGALLELALVNHAIATAVKAGFIPMIPPVLVKPAAMEGTGFLGQAAENVYHLKEDELYLVGTSEVPLAAFHMDEILDNLPIRYAGYSPCFRREAGSYGKDTRGIIRVHQFDKVEMFTFCKPEDAKAEHQRLLNWEKEFFNTLDIPYRVIDVASGDLGASAVRKFDIEAWIPTQQAYREVTSTSNCTQFQARRLNIRYKDENGTKAVATLNGTLVAIPRTIVAILENHQQKDGSVKVPKALIPFLGMDTLVIA, from the coding sequence ATGATTGATTTAAAAGCACTGCGTGAAGATCCCCAAGCATTTCGCTCATCCCAAAAAGTGCGAGGTGGTGATGTTGATGTAATTGACAAGTTACTTGCTGCTGATGATTTAAGACGAGAGGCAATATCAAATTTTGAAAGCCTTAGGGCTGAGCAAAATACTTTATCTAAATCAGTAGGAGCTGCTAAAGGAGATGAAAAAAACTCACTATTAGAAAATGCCAAGAAGCTCTCTGCTTTAGTAAAAGAAGCAGATTCTAAGCGAGCTGTAGCTGAGGAAAGTGCGCATAAATTATCTCTTGAAGTTGCTAACTTAATTGATCCAGAAGCACCAATAGGTGGTGAAGCAGACTTTAAAGTTATTGAAACAGTTGGCAAGGTGCGTGATTTTAAATCTGAAGGCTTTGAACCAAAAGATCATGTTGAAATTGGCAAGATCATTAAAGCAATTGACACAGAACGTGGCGCAAAGGTGGCAGGTGCTCGCTCTTACTACCTAACCGGAGTTGGCGCTCTCCTTGAGCTTGCTTTAGTAAACCATGCGATCGCAACTGCAGTTAAAGCTGGTTTTATTCCAATGATTCCGCCAGTGTTGGTAAAGCCTGCTGCTATGGAAGGAACAGGATTTTTAGGACAAGCTGCTGAAAATGTTTATCACTTAAAAGAGGATGAACTTTATTTAGTTGGAACATCAGAGGTGCCACTTGCTGCATTTCATATGGATGAGATTTTAGATAATCTACCAATTAGATACGCCGGCTACTCACCATGTTTTAGAAGAGAAGCAGGCAGTTACGGAAAAGATACTCGCGGGATTATTCGTGTGCACCAATTTGATAAGGTTGAAATGTTTACATTCTGTAAACCTGAGGATGCAAAAGCTGAGCATCAAAGGCTCCTAAATTGGGAGAAAGAATTTTTTAACACATTAGATATTCCATATCGAGTAATTGATGTTGCAAGTGGTGATCTAGGAGCAAGTGCGGTTAGAAAATTTGATATTGAAGCTTGGATTCCAACACAGCAGGCATATCGTGAGGTAACTAGCACATCAAATTGCACACAGTTTCAGGCTAGGCGCTTAAACATTAGATATAAAGATGAAAATGGCACAAAGGCTGTTGCCACATTAAATGGCACACTAGTAGCAATTCCAAGAACAATTGTGGCAATCCTAGAAAATCACCAACAAAAAGATGGCAGTGTTAAAGTGCCAAAGGCATTAATTCCATTTCTTGGGATGGATACTTTGGTTATAGCGTGA
- the pheA gene encoding prephenate dehydratase — MSLKYAYLGPAGTFTQAALQKIADSSDELIPYANVTAALNAVRSGECAKALVPIENSVEGVVARTLDELAIGDALVITAETTLPVSFSLMSLENKDPKSINSIATHPHAESQCREYIAKNFPNAQVVESSSTAAAAKGLSKGEYDAAIAAPIAAKNYNLKVIAENIGDNPGAVTRFVVVEKPNKVPAPTGKDRTSMVVFIAIDHAGALLEILNEFAKYEVNLTFIQSRPTGVGLGHYHFIIDVEGHIQDEAISATLTGLKQICEDVRFLGSYPQAK, encoded by the coding sequence ATGTCACTTAAATACGCTTACTTAGGACCTGCCGGCACATTTACCCAGGCAGCTCTGCAAAAGATTGCAGATAGCAGTGATGAACTAATCCCTTACGCAAATGTAACGGCAGCATTAAATGCGGTTCGTAGTGGTGAGTGCGCAAAAGCGTTGGTACCAATTGAAAACTCTGTTGAAGGAGTAGTTGCTAGAACACTGGACGAGTTAGCAATCGGGGATGCGTTAGTAATAACAGCTGAGACCACTTTGCCAGTTAGCTTTTCTTTAATGAGTCTTGAGAATAAAGATCCAAAATCTATTAACTCAATTGCTACTCACCCTCACGCTGAATCTCAGTGCCGGGAGTACATTGCAAAAAACTTCCCAAATGCTCAAGTAGTTGAAAGCTCATCAACAGCGGCGGCTGCTAAAGGATTAAGTAAAGGTGAGTATGACGCGGCTATTGCTGCGCCAATTGCTGCTAAAAATTATAATTTAAAGGTAATTGCTGAAAATATTGGCGATAATCCTGGCGCTGTTACTAGGTTTGTTGTGGTTGAAAAGCCAAATAAAGTTCCAGCGCCAACGGGTAAAGATCGCACCTCAATGGTGGTCTTTATTGCAATTGATCACGCAGGTGCCTTACTTGAAATATTAAATGAGTTTGCTAAATATGAGGTCAACCTGACTTTTATCCAAAGCCGGCCAACTGGTGTTGGCCTTGGTCACTATCACTTCATTATCGATGTGGAGGGGCATATCCAAGATGAAGCAATAAGTGCCACATTAACGGGGCTAAAACAAATTTGCGAGGATGTTCGTTTTCTAGGTTCCTATCCTCAAGCAAAGTAA
- a CDS encoding glycerophosphodiester phosphodiesterase codes for MLIYAHRGASIDFAEGSKAAYLGALAQDADGFECDVRLTKDKQIICYHDSDTKRLSNIDLKIAKSSYEELKAKADPYRLDELLELSISNKKDLVIELKHPVPTGALIEKLVHKLLISRNTEIKNSGIQISLISFSYLATLRNLKSGYEAGYLVKNSNLIKLNPAPVIALNINIVRQNPKVIADQHKKGKKVFVWTVNEASDLLLCAKEGVDAVITDKPAQARMLLGYS; via the coding sequence ATGCTGATCTATGCCCACAGAGGTGCCAGCATTGATTTTGCTGAGGGCTCAAAGGCTGCCTACCTAGGCGCTCTCGCCCAAGACGCAGATGGCTTTGAGTGTGATGTGAGGTTAACTAAGGATAAACAAATCATTTGCTATCACGACAGTGATACCAAAAGATTATCAAATATTGATCTAAAGATTGCAAAGAGTAGCTATGAAGAGTTAAAGGCAAAAGCAGACCCATACCGACTAGATGAGTTACTAGAGCTTTCAATAAGTAATAAAAAAGATCTAGTTATAGAGTTAAAACATCCAGTACCAACTGGCGCTCTGATTGAAAAACTTGTCCATAAATTACTTATAAGCAGAAATACCGAGATAAAAAATAGTGGAATACAAATTTCTTTAATCTCTTTTTCATATTTGGCTACGCTACGTAATCTAAAAAGTGGTTATGAAGCCGGCTATCTGGTTAAGAATTCAAATTTGATTAAATTAAACCCAGCGCCAGTGATTGCTTTAAATATTAATATTGTGCGCCAAAACCCAAAGGTGATTGCAGATCAACATAAAAAAGGAAAAAAAGTATTTGTCTGGACGGTAAATGAGGCCTCTGATCTACTTTTATGTGCCAAAGAAGGTGTGGATGCAGTAATTACAGATAAACCAGCGCAAGCGCGAATGCTGCTCGGCTACTCTTAA
- a CDS encoding PP2C family protein-serine/threonine phosphatase — MKWQFISFAQTDLGLVRSGNEDSALTCANLIAVADGMGGHAGGEVASAIAINTLEQLLPVISDLKVDVASREDLFLNITYEVDSQILAKSKDSPELSGMGTTLTALSILDNNVELLHIGDSRCYRYRNNKLEQLSYDHTVMQELLDQGRLTPEEIIDHPQRSLLTQALMGDSGIDPILVSYEIKKGDQFLLCSDGLTNVLSEYEISKIIEANKPEDIAPALIAEVRVKGAPDNITIIWSTVSDIKGNSEVIKIGAANE, encoded by the coding sequence ATGAAATGGCAGTTTATCTCCTTTGCTCAAACCGATCTTGGTTTGGTGCGCTCAGGAAATGAAGATTCTGCTTTAACCTGCGCAAATCTAATTGCAGTAGCCGATGGAATGGGTGGACATGCTGGTGGTGAGGTCGCATCTGCGATTGCAATTAATACATTAGAACAACTACTGCCAGTAATAAGTGATTTAAAAGTTGATGTGGCCTCCCGGGAAGATTTATTTTTAAATATTACCTATGAGGTTGATTCACAAATATTAGCTAAAAGCAAAGATTCACCTGAACTATCCGGTATGGGAACTACCTTAACCGCGCTAAGTATTTTAGATAATAATGTTGAGCTGCTGCATATTGGTGATTCTCGTTGTTATCGCTACCGAAACAACAAACTAGAACAATTAAGTTATGACCACACAGTTATGCAAGAGCTGCTAGATCAGGGACGGCTTACACCTGAAGAGATAATTGATCACCCGCAGCGTTCGCTGCTTACCCAAGCTTTAATGGGGGACTCAGGAATTGATCCAATTTTAGTAAGTTATGAAATAAAAAAAGGTGATCAATTTCTTTTATGCAGTGATGGCTTAACTAATGTTTTATCTGAGTATGAGATAAGTAAAATTATTGAAGCAAATAAGCCAGAGGATATTGCGCCAGCCTTAATTGCAGAGGTTAGAGTAAAAGGAGCACCAGATAACATCACAATTATTTGGAGCACAGTTAGTGATATAAAAGGTAACTCAGAGGTAATAAAAATAGGTGCTGCTAATGAATAG